CAGCAGCAGCAGCCACCAGCCGGCGCGCGCCAGCAGGGTGTAGAGGCTGGGCACGGCCGCGCCGCGCGAGCCGTCCAGCCAGACCCACGCGCAGGCCAGCAGCACCACGCCCGCCATGCCGCCCCACACGCCCTCCCAGCTCTTGCCCGGGCTGATGGACGGCGCCAGCTTGCCGTTGGTAAAGCGCAGGCCGAAGCTGCGGCCTGCGAAATATGCAAACGTGTCGGCCACCCACACCAGGGTCAGCGCCGACAGCAGGAAATTGATGCCGATGGTGCGTGCCTGGGCCACGGCCAGCCAGGCCAGCCACAGCGCGGCCAGGCCTCCCGCCAGGCGCAGCGTCCGGGCAATGCGCGGCCAGCCGGCCACCCCGGCGCGCAGCAGCGCGGCGCCGCCCAGCACCCAGGCAGCGCCGCCGGCGATCCACAGGCCAAACAGCGGCTGCTCCAGCCATCCGGCCGCCCAGCTGGCGCCGCAGGCCGCCAGGCACAGCAGGCCCATCCCCACGCTGGCGCCCTGCTCCAGGCCGTTGAGGCGGCCCCATTCCCAGGCGGCGGCGGCCATCATGACCAGCGCGACGATGGCAAACGGCACGGGCGAGGGATACAGCAGCGCCGGCAGCAAGATGGCCAGCAGGATGAGGGCGGTGATGACGCGTTGCTTGAGCATCCTGGGAGACCCCCTTGGGTTGTGGCGCCGTCAGGCGCGCAGCGGCTCGGTCTGCCGCTCGGGCGCCGGCTGCTGCTGCTGCACCTGTTCGGACGTGCGGCCGAAGCGGCGCTCGCGGGCACGAAAGCTCGCGATCGCCTCATCCAGCGCGGCTTCGTCGAAGTCGGGCCAGAGGCGGTCGCTGAAAAAGAACTCGCTGTAGGCGGCCTGC
The DNA window shown above is from Pulveribacter suum and carries:
- a CDS encoding phosphatidate cytidylyltransferase, which codes for MLKQRVITALILLAILLPALLYPSPVPFAIVALVMMAAAAWEWGRLNGLEQGASVGMGLLCLAACGASWAAGWLEQPLFGLWIAGGAAWVLGGAALLRAGVAGWPRIARTLRLAGGLAALWLAWLAVAQARTIGINFLLSALTLVWVADTFAYFAGRSFGLRFTNGKLAPSISPGKSWEGVWGGMAGVVLLACAWVWLDGSRGAAVPSLYTLLARAGWWLLLLGAVFMAAMSVVGDLVESLVKRSAGAKDSSQLLPGHGGVLDRIDALLPTLPLALMLSHLASLSA